The nucleotide window TTTGAACGAGTTTTTGATATCAGATGTGATTCATACAGACAATGATTTTTAACCATTTTATAGAAGAATTCAGTAGAATGTGTAGATAAGTGTAATAAATGCAACAGTTTATCATCTGCTTTATatcgattaaaatataatatgttaCTATTAGATAAATGAACATTTTGGACATTTCTTAATAGAATatcattacaatattttacaacaTCATCGTCAGCTTGATGAATAACTTTTTCTTCTACTACGGAACAACTGTGGCAGACGTTTATGAACCTTGCAACTTGATGCGATACACCTTTAGCACACTTAATAGCTTTTAAGAGGTGCTGATTAGCCGATTCGAAGCTAAACGTGGAATTCGTCCACAGAGGTCCCCAATTCAATACACTTTTGCTTGCATGTAACAAAATATGTACATTATATGTCATGGCTTTCACATTGTATATTTCTTGGACTTCACCTACAAATTGATGTAACATTTCGTCAGCTTTATTTAATTCGTCAATATGAATATTATCtttcaataatatatataaggCTTCAACAAATAGTAACCAGTGCTGCATAGCTTTTCTGCTCAAGATAGatggaaaaataacaataCTATAGTACAAGACGAAATTTTCCCATTCCCGGGCCTTCCAATCTTTTCGACAACTTAATCTTCTACAATAACGAGAAGCTTGCTGAGGAATAGTTATCATGTTCATTTTGTTATCAAGAGCTTTAATAACATCGTCGCTCAAAACGTCCAAATGATAAGAAGTTAATTGCTTTGCAACACCTTCTAATGCCATATGCATATAATCGGGAGTAAATCCTTCAATGATGTCGAATTTCGGTAGGTTAATAAGAGGTGAAGGGTTCTTTACTCCGAAGACCGGGGGTTCCCCGGAACCGCTTCTAACATGAGAGACACAGTATCATTGTGATTTCGAAGTTCTATTGGTGCATTCATTAATGGATATTTCATAATTCCATGATATTCTCCGGGATGTAAGCACCAATTACATCCATATTTACCATTGTACTGAGTTAAGCCTTGAACGGGAGCTCGGGCAACAGCATCAACACAACATGTCTGTACATAAATTTTCAGAGTTCgttgttcattttttattttaataggAACTCGACATTTATTAACAAGATCTACAaatttatctaaaaatactGTCATGTTTGGTTTTTTATTAGTAAACAGTAATCCGCATACTACTAGTTTATTTGTTCTAATTTCTTTCGGTAGTTCGTTGATCATCAGATACAGTGGCCAAATAGAATACTGAGAGCACTTAAATTTCGGGGCTCCGTCAGTATTAAATACTGCAGTAACATAATTATCTTTCTCTTCATTTGGTAACGATTTAACGAACtcagtatattttttaccaTCATAAACATCACTAATATGCCCTTGCTTATGCACTCTTTGATTCGttacataataaaaataatcctcATGATTACTTATAAGATCCGAAATTTGTTGTGCCGGGTTTATTAAGGTAAAAAAGGTTGAATCGGTATTATTCTTAAGATTAATTGTAGAATTGCAGACATTACAAATACTACTAGATGGTATATCTCCAATTTTTCCTAAATATACTGAACATTCCTGACAAACAACGTGATATTCCACACCCTCTTTCGGATTGACAAGtttatcaataatatgtcGCGAATCTGGTAATATAGGAGTCTCAAACATACTATTAATGAGcttgaataaatttatcaagcCAGAGAAAGATAACTCATTAGAAATactaaatttcaaaatcattaaaaaaatttctcctcTACTTTTGTTCAttgttgttgaaattttttcaaaaaaagctTTATGCTCAATAAACTCCTTCAAATTACCGATCTTGccatatatattattcaattcaTTGTTCAGAATTATTTTAGATAGTTCGATTCTCCAATTCCATTCAGTTGTGCCGTACGTTGTATCTTCTACGTCTCCATCATAGATATTTTCTACATTAATATCCTAAAGAATATGAcgtgttaaaaatttattagaaCGATAAGTATATAGCAAACtgcattttacaaaattcgTTTTCTACTTCGTACAAAttgccctactgaaaaaaatcacgtgataaaCACGTGActtatcacgtgataaatgacgcgatattagtaatcaattGATCATATGGTTAATCACGTGATTAtataattgagaattattCACGAGATCAGTCACTTGATTAATGATGCAGCCAATCACGCAATTAATCACGCAATTAATCACGCAATTAATCGCGCGACTATTCACGTGATTtacttacaataatttttgtattatacaaaatttttaaaaacgaaaaatttagAAGTAGGATGCCTAATTTATGTATGATTAGTTGCGTGATTAATCGCGTGACTAAacttttttgacaattttaatGATCTGAATTCAATttgtaaatgtttttaaaaaacagttTGCTCTAGAACATAAACAAATACTAACCTCTATAACTGTAGACTGAGCATCAGTATTGATAAAAGTATCCTGCTCTATATCCATTAAATCATTTTCTTCTGTCTCTACCTGCTACTTTCAATAcataattgattaattttgttagtaataaaaaaaattaataagtatacATTATTGCAACTCTTCATAATTCAAGGTACTTATTATCGTGACTGAGTGAGTGAGCATTAAAAGTGTAAAGCATATTTATTgccattttattttgtatgataaccctgctaaaaatagtcaatagggatcgattaaatttttaatcgaattttAAGCTGAATCTTAATCACACTTTTTGTATTAGAactcgattaaaatcgatAGAATTGATAGGAGtcgataaaatttaatacgaAAAGCAACAATTAAAGTCGATAGTTAATACCAACGATTCGCGTTTATTAACTTTAATAGTCATTTTTCGTATAGAGTTTTATTGATTCCTATCGATTCTATCGATTTTAATAGAGTTCTAATACAAAATGTGATTAAGATTCAGCTTCaaattcgattaaaaatttaatcgacccctattgactatttttagcagggaagggaaaaattgtaaacatgAATTTTGCgacgaataatttttttagtaattcACGTGAGTAGTTACGTGAGTACTCACATGGGTGCTCCTGTGATTACTCACGTGGATACTCACATGAGTACTCCAGTGATTACTCGCGTGAGTAGCCACATGATTATATACTTACGTAAATACTCACGTGAGTACTCAAGTGAGTATTCACGTGAGTAATTTATCGATACAATCACGTGATTTCTTACTACTTTTGTATAAGTTTTAACTTTAACTTTATTTCAgaatacattttaaaaatcatgtctgTTCCCTTCCTGCTGGAAAAAGCCGATTGAAATCGATAGAAATCGATAAGATTCACCATTCAAGTcgataagattttttatcgacttgaatagtgaatcttaatgccattttttgcattaggGCTTGATAAAATGCGATATAAGTCGATATAGGCCGATATAGATCGATACAGGCCGATGAAAACTCTATgcgaaaaattacaattgaaatcAATAGACTCAAGATCATCTTGAATATTATCGATatcaattgtaattttttacaatatctaTATACAATACAATATTTACCTATATCGGCCTATATTGACTTATATCGCATTTTATCAAGCCCTAatgcaaaaattatcattaagATTCACTTTTCAAGTCGATAAGACATCTTATCGACTTCTATTAACTTTTTCCAACAGGgctattatcaaaaaatttggatcctcttttttttatttgaagttctttataaaataattaaaatccctAAAATTGACATAATGAGGACCTATTTAGGTGTTACTATCCgtatgataacaccaaaactctGACTGTgagcttaaaattttttattttacaaaattaaaaaaatttttgtttaaataaaattatggaTATTAAGCtaattatcacctgattatcagctgCCGTTTTGGCACATTATCAGCTAATTATGAGCTCATAATCAGCTGAATATAAGATATGTACTATCTTATAGAGGTAGAGGCAGGCTAATTTGAGGTTAGGAGGTTAGGATGGCACACACATATTGATTTGCTTACAACTCGATAAACTACATTTAATCATAATGCcagttaataaattaattcaatttcataaataatctAATTTGCTTTATTCAAAACAGCCCTACTTCTCAATCTTCACAAAGTTTTTGTGATCGCGTACACTGAACTTCATTCCACTTAACTAAAGCAATTAAgtcatcaaaatttatttcatgttatttggttaaacaaattaatagatattatttaaattagcATGATAATAGTGCAAAATATTATATCTTGTTTAACAAAACTTAAATTACAATGAAACCATTAGAATTCATTCATCGTGACTTGTCGAGCACACtagatacaaattttaaatcttgCTTGGTATAGATATAGATCAGATGCTATTAGAAAATTCttatcttttaaaattaaaaagtacgACCCAATGGTTAAGattcttttgaatttttccaatagCTTCTgaactataaaataaaaagttattgatcTGTACTCTTTTCGGAAATGccaaaagctaaaaaataagttaaaataaaatttatcatgTAATCATTTTCATTAGCTGATTTCAGATTTTGACCAAACACCGATGCCAAGCAAATTTTGAAATCTAATGTACTCGATAAATCACAATGAATGTCCTAGTAGGTTCATATTAGGTTTAGTTAAATGTTAAACAAGACATTTCGACTATAATGATGGTGATATGAATAATgtctattaattttattaatcagtTGTAAATACCACACAGTTTAATATGACGCACCGAACAAAGACAGATAGGTAGATGGACACTAcactttatatttaaataaatataagtttttatagaaataaaagcAAATATAACATACAAAATTATACTACAGTACATTGTctgattttaaataataattatcatcaaattaataaattgtgtACATACATTATTCTGAAATGATCAAGTCTGTACACAAAAATTGAGAAACGTGCGTtcaatattgtaatattagtATTCAACtgcaataatattattaataacaaacaatgaatttttcaatgtatagtataaatataaattaaatgtttaattttgtaattagataaatccataaattttgtcaataagttttaaaaaaaaataaataggcCTTCttaatatcattatttttaaaagttgcAAAATTATGTATACTATTAAAACATTACTTTTAagaatatataattttgtttaccaCTTCAGTATCTGATGTATTCAGATCAAGATTATGGCGTTCAGCTGTACGCGGTATAATAGCTGGATCTCCAtcaaataaatattgcttATACCTCTTCATTATGCACTATTTATcactatttaaaataatctatttatttcaattattatcTAAGTAAATAATATGCATACATATAGATTACATGCGTGTTGACACCTTAGAGCATATACTACATGGAGGAAGGACGCTTACGGCGACAGTGTATTCGActcacagagagagaaagttaaACTTTTCActtttgtatatatacatcaACATGTATAGATCTACAGTCCGTTCCGTTCCCTTGTTAGTTGTCTCGTTTCGCGTCTTCTCGTTGCTTAAAATAGAAAAGAGGTATCCCCTCTATTGTTTATAGTCTATGGTCTATATAATCTTTCTGCTTTGATCGacgatgtatatatatatatatatatatacatgtgtgcGTTATCACTTATCTTTTGTGATGTGCAAACTATACGAAGtagtattttatataaattattatatatttttactgttttaaaaaaactacGTAATAATAGTTTAGTGATggctaaaataaaatacgcatgTATTATCACAAAAGATGATCCAAACAAAAGGTATTGTAAACCAGTTGATGTTATCTACAAAtctaaaaaggaaaaagaacaTATATCTCCATCTAATGCACAAGATTTTGATGAGAGTCACGTCTATCAAGTTTATTGGAGGTCGTGTGGAAGCAACTGTAACATTGAAGATAAATGTTGCTCATTTTACAAAGCTCATATTATCAGTCTAGGAGGTTAGTATATTTTAAGATATGtgtcatttgcaaaaaaatggaTACTTCTGAGTCAAATTATGGCtccaaaaaaatcttatttttttgcaaatgaccCATATACATATTCCTTATTGCAACtacttatatatttaattctattttaatttcttatatATCTACTTATCTTCTTACAGAATCTGAAGATAAGACATTAGAAGCAGCTAATAAAAGGCAAAAAAGATTtcgattaaagaaaaaaattgatacaaGCTGTGAATCAACTGAAAGTACGGTCGAGGAGGAAGTACAAATATCCGTAAgtctttattattgttattattttataatccTCTATTATATAAAAGGGCTTAACGTACCCATGGGCCGTGAAGCCTCTCGGTTTccacatcttttctcaattaCTTAACATTTAGTAGTCATCTTGATACATAAACATCGTCTacaggaaaattttttaattcgtaTCTCTTTTAAATCTTCTTTTTAAAACCTTGTGTTTAACAACAGCATTGACAAGGGTAACAATTTCAGACCCGTCTCACAGAACACGAAAGTGAACAGTGCCCCTCAATTAAAACACATAAAGTCAACATAGGCACAAGTTTTTATcacaaaaagttaaaattttttagttaCTTATACATACAGTTGACGTTATTTTGTCTATATCGCAtctaatttgattttaattaaaattttttagttaCTTATACATACAGTTGACGTTATTTTGTCTATATCGCATCTAATTTGAAGTAAAACCAATTTTTCAcactatttatacatattgttACGCATGCTCAGATTTTATTGATAAACAAgagcaaaatatttaaataaatataaccgGCACAGCCTTCCGAACGTTTAGTCTGCTCTGAtactaaaatatatttctaatgaaaaactatattaaaacattctagaaaattttaacatacaaaattagtaatatttgtaatatttgtaATGTTAGTAGTATTTTAACGTACAAAGTTGCTGGCACGTGCTGCTATCTGTGTACTATTATCACATTGTGATATTAACAtacacagaaaaaaaaaactcgcctaaccttttatatctttgtagttattattataatataatttttttcaaattttccttaaagctataaatatttataccttACATAAATGGAGTGACGTTAGGAGCGGCTGACCCtgctagttatattattactttttattatgTTTAAACACATGCGTATATTGGTGGTTCTCTGTAGGATAGATTATTGCTAATCGAGTTACATAGGTCCAAGCTTGTCAATTTTGAAGTTTTTGTATTCTTCTCATGTTTTTATTAATGGGTAATTGTAACGATAATGTTAAGTTGACACTGAACATACTGTACACAAAAATACCctacaaaaatttattctcCTACACGGAAAAATTATACATAGATATTTTCTACATAAGAATTCCCTACACACGTTTATGGTTATTTTTATTGCCTTGCAAAACTCTACAGAAGCGTATAACCTATTATTGTAACAATGGTATAACAATAGGTTATACGCTTGTGTAGAATTTTGCAGTGGAGTAAAAATAACCAAAAATGTGTGTAGGGAATTCTTATATAGAAAATATCTTTGTAGAATTATTCCGTGTACGAAAATAAGTTCATGTAGGGTATTTTTGTGTACAGTATGTTCGGCGTCGTTAAGTTCATGTTTGAAATTTGAACTATAAgatgtatgtatttatgttAATGTTATTTATGGCTATAATAACCAAAAAAAACAAgtacatatatttattatctatgATCTAAAATACGTTTGGTGCTAATAGGAAAAgtcgatattttaaaaattaatcactGAAAATTGCTGTACGACATAGATAACCcaaccaatttttttttttgattttcggtttttattattctttactgtcatgatttttttcaaaaccttggactatttatttttgaaaatgtgattctatttaaaattagcaccttttttatcataacaatTCAATGAAATGGTCAATCTTGAAAATCTTGCgggagaaaatagaaaattataagCTGTTGTAGAACCATTattaacatatttattaaataaattatatatttaaaaaaaatgaaaaaatatttttttttttaaatcaaaaaatggccattaAATCGGCTTTAATTgtcaaaattagaaaaaaaatttcccgaattttactaatataactatattttttaataataatttcatatatatgtgtgtgtgtgtgtgtgtgtgtgtgggccTTTGCTGCGTGTTTTTATCGCTATCAAACTATTGTCGCTGTCAATTTCCTACATttacaccccccccccccccacacacaccCCGTCACTCACGTGATTACTCACGCGTTTACTCACGCGATATCTCACTTTGCGATATACTAATATTACGATACGAGTGCGCAAAGTGGATCGTTCCCGCACAAGCAAAGTAGTGTGGTAGAGTAGTTTCACCCTCGTGGGGACAATAtcgcccgagcgaagcgagtatcgtacgatattttatgaaataacgTGAATAAACCGAGATTTATtgagtgcatttttgcacgtgcgTGACCTAAATCGAGGTTTAGGCCACGGCGTGTCATAAACTATTATAACCAAAATgtccatttttaaaaaaaaatataaaaaacgcTTGCTTGTAcaggtaaaaaaaatgaaaaaggccTGCTGCTGAGGTTAGCGCCCAAGCGATTTTACGTGAtatattacataaaatatttatgctatGAAAGGcaatatataatattgtagttattttgtataaaatgattgtttaaataaactgtatattatatttatagcaaTCGAGTAAACTTGCTACAAGTAAAGGAAATATTATTAACTCCAGTAATGTTATCCAAAAGTACAAAAAGAgcattttattacaaacaaGAAAGCAGCTTTGTCTCGATGATGCAAATGATGATGATAAATCTACCGATGAaggtgtaataaaaaaaaggcgCATATCAGAAATGTGTGAAAACCTTAGTTTAGGGTAATCAAAATTTCTATTCAAAggcttataattattttaaaaac belongs to Nasonia vitripennis strain AsymCx chromosome 2 unlocalized genomic scaffold, Nvit_psr_1.1 chr2_random0007, whole genome shotgun sequence and includes:
- the LOC116416480 gene encoding uncharacterized protein LOC116416480 isoform X1, with translation MKRYKQYLFDGDPAIIPRTAERHNLDLNTSDTEVQVETEENDLMDIEQDTFINTDAQSTVIEDINVENIYDGDVEDTTYGTTEWNWRIELSKIILNNELNNIYGKIGNLKEFIEHKAFFEKISTTMNKSRGEIFLMILKFSISNELSFSGLINLFKLINSMFETPILPDSRHIIDKLVNPKEGVEYHVVCQECSVYLGKIGDIPSSSICNVCNSTINLKNNTDSTFFTLINPAQQISDLISNHEDYFYYVTNQRVHKQGHISDVYDGKKYTEFVKSLPNEEKDNYVTAVFNTDGAPKFKCSQYSIWPLYLMINELPKEIRTNKLVVCGLLFTNKKPNMTVFLDKFVDLVNKCRVPIKIKNEQRTLKIYVQTCCVDAVARAPVQGLTQYNGKYGCNWCLHPGEYHGIMKYPLMNAPIELRNHNDTVSLMLEAVPGNPRSSE
- the LOC116416480 gene encoding uncharacterized protein LOC116416480 isoform X2, with amino-acid sequence MDIEQDTFINTDAQSTVIEDINVENIYDGDVEDTTYGTTEWNWRIELSKIILNNELNNIYGKIGNLKEFIEHKAFFEKISTTMNKSRGEIFLMILKFSISNELSFSGLINLFKLINSMFETPILPDSRHIIDKLVNPKEGVEYHVVCQECSVYLGKIGDIPSSSICNVCNSTINLKNNTDSTFFTLINPAQQISDLISNHEDYFYYVTNQRVHKQGHISDVYDGKKYTEFVKSLPNEEKDNYVTAVFNTDGAPKFKCSQYSIWPLYLMINELPKEIRTNKLVVCGLLFTNKKPNMTVFLDKFVDLVNKCRVPIKIKNEQRTLKIYVQTCCVDAVARAPVQGLTQYNGKYGCNWCLHPGEYHGIMKYPLMNAPIELRNHNDTVSLMLEAVPGNPRSSE